The Mycolicibacterium mageritense genome contains a region encoding:
- a CDS encoding ABC transporter ATP-binding protein: MSVLQVSDLFRAFGGIRAVDGVTFEVAQAEIVGIIGPNGSGKSTLFNLLTGAIKPDSGTVTLFDKDITRLAPHRIARAGLARTFQIPALFVNMTVRENLWTAAVQFDWDNARADADTVLDRLELTHVAEDLASSLSGGQQRLLEMGRVLMRKPKVALLDEVAAGVHPRLRQIMLDAIRDLRDAGTTFLVIEHDMELAQDICDRILVMDAGKIVAQGSFEEISHDPHVMEAYLGVPTSE; the protein is encoded by the coding sequence AGCGTATTGCAGGTGAGCGACCTGTTCCGCGCGTTCGGCGGCATCCGCGCCGTCGACGGCGTCACGTTCGAGGTGGCCCAAGCGGAGATCGTCGGCATCATCGGGCCCAACGGCAGCGGCAAGAGCACGCTGTTCAACCTGCTCACCGGCGCGATCAAGCCGGACAGCGGCACCGTGACGCTCTTCGACAAGGACATCACCCGCCTGGCCCCGCACCGCATCGCCCGCGCCGGCCTGGCCCGCACCTTCCAGATCCCGGCATTGTTCGTGAACATGACTGTGCGGGAGAACCTCTGGACCGCCGCCGTGCAGTTCGACTGGGACAACGCCCGCGCCGACGCCGACACGGTGCTGGACCGCCTCGAGCTCACCCACGTCGCCGAGGATCTCGCGAGCAGCCTCTCCGGCGGTCAGCAGCGGCTCCTGGAGATGGGCCGGGTGCTGATGCGCAAGCCCAAAGTCGCACTGCTGGACGAGGTTGCGGCCGGTGTGCATCCGCGGCTACGCCAGATCATGCTCGACGCCATCCGCGATCTGCGCGACGCGGGCACGACGTTCCTGGTGATCGAGCACGACATGGAGCTCGCGCAGGACATCTGCGACCGGATCCTGGTGATGGACGCCGGAAAAATCGTCGCGCAGGGCAGCT